A single region of the Plantactinospora soyae genome encodes:
- a CDS encoding histone-like nucleoid-structuring protein Lsr2, which produces MAKQVITLLTDDLDGGEADRTVEFGLDGVNYTIDLSDKNAGKLRKALDAYIHAGSRVGRGSVESRRSARRGPATSPTRSDRDLNRAIREWATQNGHEVSERGRIPSSVVQAYNSQH; this is translated from the coding sequence ATGGCGAAGCAGGTAATCACACTTCTGACCGACGACCTCGACGGCGGCGAAGCCGACCGCACTGTCGAGTTCGGTCTGGACGGGGTCAACTACACGATTGACCTGTCGGATAAGAACGCCGGCAAGCTCCGCAAGGCGTTGGACGCCTACATCCACGCGGGTAGCCGGGTGGGACGCGGCTCGGTGGAAAGCCGTCGATCCGCCCGGCGCGGTCCCGCTACGAGCCCGACTCGAAGTGACCGCGACCTGAACCGCGCCATCCGGGAATGGGCCACGCAGAACGGCCACGAGGTTTCCGAGCGCGGACGCATTCCGTCGTCCGTGGTGCAGGCGTACAACAGCCAGCACTGA